A window from Streptomyces sp. NBC_00271 encodes these proteins:
- a CDS encoding M50 family metallopeptidase has protein sequence MTTLMMILGIVVFAVGLLISIAWHELGHLSTAKLFGIRVPQYMVGFGPTIWSRKKGDTEYGVKAVPLGGYIRMIGMFPPGPDGRIEARSTSPFRGMIEDARSAAFEELQPGDETRLFYTRKPWKRVIVMFAGPFMNLVLAVAIFLGVMMTFGVQTQTTTVGKVSDCVIQQSDNRSKCAAGDQAAPAKAAGLKGGDKIVAFNGKAIDDWAALQSDIRSNPGKDVTLTVERKGQKVDLTAHLIKNQVSKTDGNGGYVEGKYVYAGFLGFTPASGIVQQSFGQSVNRMGDMMQNGVESLVSLPAKIPDLWNAAFGDGPRKADSPMGVVGAARIGGDVFTLDIPASQQVAMMLLLVAGFNLSLFLFNMLPLLPLDGGHIAGALWESLRRNAAKVLRRPDPGPFDVAKLMPVAYVVAGIFVCFTILVLIADVVNPVKIS, from the coding sequence ATGACGACCCTGATGATGATCCTCGGCATAGTCGTCTTCGCGGTCGGCCTGCTCATCTCGATCGCCTGGCACGAGCTGGGACATCTGTCGACGGCCAAGCTCTTCGGCATCCGGGTGCCGCAGTACATGGTCGGCTTCGGGCCGACCATCTGGTCACGGAAGAAGGGCGACACCGAGTACGGGGTGAAGGCGGTTCCGCTCGGCGGCTACATCCGCATGATCGGGATGTTCCCGCCCGGCCCGGACGGCCGTATCGAGGCGCGCTCCACCTCCCCCTTCCGGGGCATGATCGAGGACGCCAGATCGGCCGCCTTCGAGGAGCTCCAGCCCGGCGACGAGACCCGCCTCTTCTACACGCGCAAGCCGTGGAAGCGCGTGATCGTGATGTTCGCGGGCCCGTTCATGAACCTCGTCCTGGCCGTCGCGATCTTCCTCGGCGTGATGATGACCTTCGGGGTGCAGACCCAGACCACCACGGTCGGCAAGGTCTCGGACTGCGTCATCCAGCAGAGCGACAACCGGTCGAAGTGCGCGGCCGGCGACCAGGCCGCGCCCGCCAAGGCCGCCGGGCTCAAGGGCGGCGACAAGATCGTCGCGTTCAACGGCAAGGCGATCGACGACTGGGCGGCGCTGCAGTCCGACATCCGCTCCAACCCCGGCAAGGACGTCACGCTCACCGTCGAGCGCAAGGGTCAGAAGGTCGACCTGACCGCTCACCTGATCAAGAACCAGGTCAGCAAGACCGACGGCAACGGCGGCTATGTCGAGGGCAAGTACGTGTACGCCGGCTTCCTCGGCTTCACGCCCGCCTCCGGCATCGTCCAGCAGTCGTTCGGCCAGTCCGTGAACCGCATGGGCGACATGATGCAGAACGGCGTCGAGTCGCTCGTCTCGCTGCCCGCCAAGATCCCCGACCTGTGGAACGCGGCCTTCGGCGACGGTCCGCGCAAGGCGGACTCCCCGATGGGCGTGGTCGGCGCGGCCCGTATCGGCGGTGATGTCTTCACCCTCGACATCCCGGCATCGCAGCAGGTCGCGATGATGCTGCTGCTGGTCGCGGGCTTCAACCTCTCCCTGTTCCTGTTCAACATGCTCCCGCTGCTCCCGCTCGACGGCGGTCACATCGCGGGCGCGTTGTGGGAGTCACTGCGGCGGAACGCGGCGAAGGTGCTCAGGCGGCCGGACCCGGGCCCGTTCGACGTGGCGAAGCTGATGCCGGTGGCCTATGTGGTGGCCGGAATCTTCGTCTGCTTCACGATCCTCGTCCTCATCGCGGACGTTGTTAACCCGGTGAAAATCTCCTAG
- the ispG gene encoding flavodoxin-dependent (E)-4-hydroxy-3-methylbut-2-enyl-diphosphate synthase — protein sequence MTAISLGMPSVPTKLAERRKSRQIQVGTVAVGGDAPVSVQSMTTTRTSDIGATLQQIAELTASGCQIVRVACPTQDDADALATIARKSQIPVIADIHFQPKYVFAAINAGCAAVRVNPGNIKQFDDQVKEIARAAKDTGTPIRIGVNAGSLDKRLLQKYGKATPEALVESALWEASLFEEHDFRDIKISVKHNDPVVMVNAYRQLAAACDYPLHLGVTEAGPAFQGTIKSAVAFGALLSEGIGDTIRVSLSAPPAEEVKVGLQILESLNLKQRGLEIVSCPSCGRAQVDVYKLAEEVTAGLTGMEVPLRVAVMGCVVNGPGEAREADLGVASGNGKGQIFVKGEVIKTVPESKIVETLIEEAMKLAEQMEADGIASGEPSVSVAG from the coding sequence ATGACTGCGATTTCTCTCGGCATGCCGTCCGTTCCGACCAAGCTCGCCGAGCGTCGGAAGAGCCGGCAGATCCAGGTCGGAACCGTGGCCGTGGGTGGAGACGCACCCGTCTCGGTGCAGTCGATGACGACCACGCGTACGTCGGACATCGGCGCCACGCTGCAGCAGATCGCCGAGCTGACGGCCTCCGGTTGCCAGATCGTGCGGGTGGCCTGCCCGACCCAGGACGACGCCGACGCGCTCGCCACGATCGCCCGCAAGTCCCAGATCCCGGTCATCGCGGACATCCACTTCCAGCCGAAGTACGTCTTCGCGGCGATCAACGCGGGCTGCGCGGCCGTCCGTGTGAACCCCGGCAACATCAAGCAGTTCGACGACCAGGTCAAGGAGATCGCGCGGGCCGCGAAGGACACCGGCACCCCGATCCGGATCGGCGTCAACGCGGGCTCGCTCGACAAGCGGCTCCTCCAGAAGTACGGCAAGGCGACCCCCGAGGCGCTCGTCGAGTCCGCCCTCTGGGAGGCGTCCCTCTTCGAGGAGCACGACTTCCGGGACATCAAGATCTCGGTCAAGCACAACGACCCGGTGGTCATGGTCAACGCATACCGCCAGCTGGCGGCGGCGTGCGACTACCCCCTGCACCTCGGGGTGACGGAGGCGGGCCCCGCCTTCCAGGGCACGATCAAGTCGGCGGTGGCGTTCGGAGCGCTGCTCTCCGAGGGCATCGGCGACACGATCCGGGTGTCCCTGTCGGCGCCGCCCGCCGAGGAGGTCAAGGTCGGTCTCCAGATCCTGGAGTCGCTGAACCTCAAGCAGCGGGGCCTGGAGATCGTCTCCTGCCCGTCCTGCGGGCGTGCCCAGGTCGACGTGTACAAGCTGGCGGAAGAGGTCACCGCCGGGCTCACCGGCATGGAGGTCCCCCTCCGCGTCGCCGTCATGGGCTGCGTCGTGAACGGTCCGGGCGAGGCCCGCGAGGCCGACCTCGGCGTCGCCTCCGGCAACGGCAAGGGGCAGATCTTCGTCAAGGGCGAGGTCATCAAGACGGTCCCCGAGTCGAAGATCGTCGAGACGCTCATCGAGGAAGCGATGAAGCTCGCCGAGCAGATGGAGGCCGACGGCATCGCCTCCGGCGAGCCTTCGGTATCGGTGGCGGGCTGA
- the secA gene encoding preprotein translocase subunit SecA: protein MPGKGLDVITGRIMRAGEGRVLRRLQRVVDQVNSLDEEFRALSDEELQSLTPEFRQRHADGESLDDLLPEAFATMREATRRTLGMRHFDVQVMGGAALHLGNIAEMQTGEGKTLVATLPVYLNALAGKGVHLVTVNDYLAERDAEWMGRAYRFLGLTVGVIKSESTPAVRRAQYACDITYGTNTEFGFDYLRDNMAWSRDELVQRGHHFAIVDEADSILIDEARTPLIISGPADQPTQWYEAFAGLVRRMKGVRVQEELFTRPAEKEELAALRATHDYEYDPKKRTVAILDRGVEYLQDQLGIESLYESDHTSLIGHLNNALKAKEHFKRDKDYVVVDGEVLIVDEHTGRILAGRRYNEGLHQAIEAKEGVTIKDENQTLATITLQNFFRLYEKLAGMTGTAMTEAAEFHQIYQLQVVPIPTNRPPKRADDPDQIYRTVDAKYAAIVEDIAERHAQGQPILVGTTSVEKSELLSALLRKRGIRHEVLNAKNHQREAQIVAQAGRKGAVTVATNMAGRGTDIMLGGNPESLIAAELEKSELTEEEHPDACREVRERVTAAVGAAYEEVKELGGLYVLGTERHESRRIDNQLRGRSGRQGDNGASRFYLSLEDDLMRLFRAQVVDRVMAMANVPDDIPIENKMVTRAIASAQAQVEQQHFESRKDVLKFDEVLNRQRTLIYAERRRVLAGEDLREQLLHFMDDTVRAYIEQETGEGFPEEWDLERLWGAFKQLYPVRVTIEGLEEAAGDRANLTAEDLVEAVTRDIHDRYEDREADLGAEALRDLERLVVLNVLDRKWREHLYEMDYLRDGIGLRWTLGREPIVEYEREGFDMYGAMTDAIKEESVGYVFNLDASSGAPGTLERRDRVEDLHFTAPTMDTAEGVVEGGFAPADADAPADAPAPAAAPSRGGARPGGSKARRRRKR, encoded by the coding sequence ATGCCGGGCAAAGGTCTGGACGTCATCACCGGCAGGATCATGCGGGCCGGTGAGGGCCGGGTGCTGCGCAGGCTCCAGCGCGTCGTCGATCAGGTCAACTCCCTGGACGAGGAGTTCAGGGCCTTGTCCGACGAGGAACTCCAGTCCCTCACCCCGGAGTTCCGACAGCGCCACGCCGACGGCGAGAGCCTGGACGACCTGCTGCCGGAGGCCTTCGCCACGATGCGCGAGGCGACCCGGCGGACCCTGGGCATGCGTCACTTCGACGTCCAGGTGATGGGCGGCGCGGCGCTGCACCTCGGCAACATCGCGGAGATGCAGACGGGGGAGGGCAAGACCCTCGTCGCCACCCTGCCCGTCTATCTGAACGCCCTGGCAGGCAAGGGAGTCCACCTCGTCACGGTCAACGACTACCTCGCCGAGCGCGACGCCGAGTGGATGGGCCGCGCCTACCGCTTCCTGGGCCTGACCGTCGGTGTCATCAAGTCCGAGTCGACGCCCGCCGTACGCCGCGCCCAGTACGCCTGCGACATCACCTACGGCACCAACACCGAGTTCGGCTTCGACTATCTGCGCGACAACATGGCCTGGTCGAGGGACGAACTCGTCCAGCGCGGCCACCACTTCGCGATCGTCGACGAGGCCGACTCCATCCTCATCGACGAGGCCCGCACCCCGCTGATCATCTCCGGTCCCGCCGACCAGCCCACCCAGTGGTACGAGGCGTTCGCGGGGCTCGTACGACGGATGAAGGGCGTCCGCGTCCAGGAGGAACTCTTCACCCGGCCGGCCGAGAAGGAGGAACTGGCGGCGCTGCGGGCCACGCACGACTACGAGTACGACCCCAAGAAACGCACCGTCGCGATCCTGGACCGGGGCGTCGAGTACCTCCAGGACCAGCTCGGCATCGAGAGCCTGTACGAGTCCGACCACACCTCCCTCATCGGGCACCTCAACAACGCCCTGAAGGCCAAGGAGCACTTCAAGAGGGACAAGGACTACGTGGTCGTGGACGGCGAGGTGCTGATCGTCGACGAGCACACCGGCCGCATCCTCGCGGGGCGCCGCTACAACGAGGGGCTGCACCAGGCGATCGAGGCGAAGGAAGGGGTGACGATCAAGGACGAGAACCAGACCCTCGCCACGATCACCCTGCAGAACTTCTTCCGCCTCTACGAGAAGCTCGCCGGCATGACCGGCACGGCGATGACGGAGGCGGCCGAGTTCCACCAGATCTATCAGCTCCAGGTCGTGCCGATCCCGACCAACCGGCCCCCGAAGCGCGCTGACGACCCCGACCAGATCTATCGCACCGTGGACGCCAAGTACGCCGCGATCGTGGAGGACATCGCCGAGCGGCACGCCCAGGGGCAGCCGATCCTCGTCGGCACCACGTCGGTGGAGAAGTCCGAGCTGCTCTCCGCGCTGCTCAGGAAGCGCGGTATCCGGCACGAGGTGCTCAACGCCAAGAACCACCAGCGCGAGGCCCAGATCGTGGCCCAGGCGGGCCGCAAGGGCGCCGTCACCGTCGCCACCAACATGGCGGGCCGCGGCACCGACATCATGCTCGGCGGCAATCCCGAGTCCCTCATAGCCGCCGAGCTGGAGAAGAGCGAACTCACCGAGGAGGAGCACCCCGACGCCTGCCGCGAGGTGCGCGAGCGCGTCACCGCCGCGGTCGGGGCGGCGTACGAGGAGGTCAAGGAGCTCGGCGGGCTCTATGTGCTGGGCACCGAGCGCCACGAGTCCCGCCGTATCGACAACCAGCTGCGCGGCCGCTCGGGGCGCCAGGGCGACAACGGCGCCTCCCGCTTCTACCTCTCCCTGGAGGACGACCTGATGCGCCTGTTCCGCGCCCAGGTCGTGGACCGCGTGATGGCCATGGCGAACGTCCCCGACGACATCCCCATCGAGAACAAGATGGTCACCCGCGCCATCGCCTCCGCCCAGGCCCAGGTCGAGCAGCAGCACTTCGAGTCCCGCAAGGACGTCCTGAAGTTCGACGAGGTGCTCAACCGGCAGCGCACCCTCATCTACGCCGAGCGCCGCCGCGTCCTGGCGGGGGAGGACCTGCGCGAACAGCTCCTGCACTTCATGGACGACACCGTGCGGGCGTACATCGAACAGGAGACCGGCGAGGGCTTCCCCGAGGAATGGGACCTGGAACGGCTTTGGGGCGCCTTCAAACAGCTCTATCCGGTACGGGTCACGATCGAGGGCCTGGAGGAGGCGGCCGGCGACCGTGCGAACCTCACCGCCGAGGACCTGGTCGAGGCCGTGACCCGGGACATCCACGACCGCTACGAGGACCGTGAGGCCGACCTCGGCGCCGAGGCCCTGCGCGACCTCGAACGCCTGGTCGTCCTCAACGTCCTCGACCGCAAATGGCGCGAGCACCTCTACGAGATGGACTACCTCCGCGACGGCATCGGTCTGCGCTGGACGCTCGGCCGGGAACCCATCGTCGAGTACGAGCGTGAGGGCTTCGACATGTACGGCGCGATGACCGACGCCATCAAGGAGGAGTCCGTCGGCTACGTCTTCAACCTGGACGCCTCCAGTGGTGCGCCCGGGACCCTCGAACGCCGCGACCGGGTCGAGGACCTGCACTTCACGGCCCCCACCATGGACACGGCGGAGGGCGTGGTCGAGGGCGGCTTCGCCCCGGCGGACGCCGACGCGCCCGCGGACGCCCCCGCGCCGGCCGCCGCGCCCTCACGCGGCGGCGCGCGCCCCGGCGGGTCCAAGGCGCGGCGCCGCCGCAAGCGGTGA
- a CDS encoding GNAT family N-acetyltransferase, whose protein sequence is MLRFPGQGPRNPDDVVVGPLDLAARVDEALAVQALAFGLGADEIAVRRQIVLRHLTYPGARALGATTADGRLVGFVYGMPNDRTHWWSTVVEPYLRTQGRDAWLDHSFVITELHVHPHYQNHGVGRSLITGITDSATEPRSILSAIDTDSPARGLYHSLGYEDLARQVLFPSAPKPYAVMGAPLPLRRH, encoded by the coding sequence ATGCTGCGCTTTCCCGGTCAGGGCCCCCGCAACCCCGACGACGTGGTCGTCGGCCCGCTGGATCTCGCGGCGCGCGTCGACGAGGCGCTCGCCGTGCAGGCCCTGGCCTTCGGGCTCGGCGCCGACGAGATCGCCGTACGCCGGCAGATCGTGCTGCGTCACCTCACCTACCCGGGAGCCCGCGCACTCGGCGCGACGACGGCCGACGGACGGCTCGTCGGCTTCGTCTACGGCATGCCCAACGACCGCACCCACTGGTGGTCCACCGTCGTGGAACCGTATCTGCGCACCCAGGGACGCGACGCCTGGCTCGACCACTCCTTCGTGATCACCGAACTGCACGTCCACCCGCACTACCAGAACCACGGCGTGGGCAGGTCCCTGATCACCGGCATCACGGACAGCGCCACCGAACCCCGCTCGATCCTCTCCGCCATCGACACCGACAGCCCGGCCCGCGGCCTCTACCACTCGCTCGGGTACGAGGACCTCGCTCGGCAGGTTCTCTTCCCCAGCGCACCCAAGCCGTACGCCGTCATGGGCGCCCCGCTGCCCCTCCGCAGGCACTAA
- a CDS encoding acyl-CoA dehydrogenase family protein → MSATPHQPTVTEREARQVAEAAREQDWRKPSFAKELFLGRFRLDLIHPHPMPAEDDVQRGEEFLAKLRDFCETKIDSARIEREAQIPDEVIDGLKDIGALGMKIDTKYGGLGLTQVYYNKALALVGSASPAIGALLSAHQSIGVPQPLKLFGTQEQKDVFLPRCARTDISAFLLTEPDVGSDPARLATSAVPDGDDYVLDGVKLWTTNGVVADLLVVMARVPKSEGHKGGITAFVVEAGSEGITVENRNAFMGLRGLENGVTRFHQVRVPAANRIGPEGAGLKIALTTLNTGRLSLPAMCVGAGKWCLKIAREWSAAREQWGKPVALHEAVGSKISFIAATTFALEAVVDLSSQMADENRNDIRIEAALAKLYGSEMGCLMADELVQIRGGRGFETAESLAARGERAVPAEQILRDLRINRIFEGSTEIMHLLIAREAVDAHLSVAGDLIDPDKSLSDKAKAGANAGVFYAKWLPKLVAGPGQLPRSYGEFNRHVDLSPHLRYVERSARKLARSTFYAMSRWQGRMETKQGFLGRIVDIGAELFAMSAACVRAEHLRLTGQHGRQAYQLADAFCRQSRIRVDELFGRLWSNTDDLDRKVVKGVLAGTYEWLEQGVIDPSGEGPWIADATPGPSRKENVHRPIR, encoded by the coding sequence ATGTCCGCAACACCCCACCAGCCCACCGTCACTGAACGTGAGGCACGACAGGTCGCGGAGGCGGCCCGCGAACAGGACTGGCGCAAGCCCAGCTTCGCCAAGGAACTGTTCCTCGGTCGCTTCCGCCTCGACCTGATCCACCCGCATCCCATGCCCGCCGAGGACGACGTACAGCGCGGCGAGGAGTTCCTCGCCAAGCTGCGCGACTTCTGCGAGACGAAGATCGACTCGGCCCGTATCGAGCGCGAGGCACAGATCCCCGACGAGGTCATCGACGGCCTCAAGGACATCGGCGCCCTCGGCATGAAGATCGACACCAAGTACGGAGGCCTCGGCCTCACCCAGGTGTACTACAACAAGGCGCTCGCCCTCGTCGGCTCCGCGAGCCCGGCGATCGGCGCCCTGCTGTCGGCGCACCAGTCGATCGGCGTACCGCAGCCGCTGAAGCTCTTCGGCACCCAGGAGCAGAAGGACGTCTTCCTGCCGCGCTGTGCCCGCACCGACATCTCGGCCTTCCTCCTCACCGAGCCGGACGTCGGCTCCGACCCGGCGCGGCTCGCCACGAGCGCCGTCCCGGACGGCGACGACTACGTCCTCGACGGGGTGAAGCTCTGGACGACCAACGGAGTCGTCGCCGATCTGCTCGTCGTCATGGCGCGCGTCCCGAAGTCCGAGGGTCACAAGGGCGGCATCACGGCGTTCGTGGTGGAGGCCGGCTCCGAGGGCATCACCGTCGAGAACCGCAACGCCTTCATGGGGCTGCGCGGCCTGGAGAACGGCGTCACCCGTTTCCACCAGGTCCGGGTCCCCGCGGCGAACCGGATCGGCCCGGAGGGCGCGGGCCTGAAGATCGCCCTCACCACGCTCAACACCGGCCGTCTCTCGCTGCCCGCCATGTGCGTCGGCGCGGGCAAGTGGTGTCTGAAGATCGCCCGCGAGTGGTCGGCGGCCCGCGAGCAGTGGGGCAAGCCGGTCGCCCTCCACGAGGCCGTCGGCTCCAAGATCTCCTTCATCGCGGCCACCACCTTCGCCCTCGAAGCCGTCGTCGACCTGTCCTCCCAGATGGCCGACGAGAACCGCAACGACATCCGCATCGAGGCGGCCCTCGCCAAGCTGTACGGCTCCGAGATGGGCTGCCTGATGGCCGACGAACTGGTCCAGATCCGCGGTGGCCGCGGCTTCGAGACCGCCGAGTCGCTGGCGGCGCGCGGCGAGCGGGCGGTGCCCGCCGAGCAGATCCTGCGCGACCTGCGCATCAACCGCATCTTCGAGGGCTCGACGGAGATCATGCACCTGCTGATCGCCCGTGAGGCCGTGGATGCCCACCTCTCCGTGGCCGGTGACCTCATCGACCCCGACAAGTCCCTCTCGGACAAGGCGAAGGCAGGCGCGAACGCGGGTGTCTTCTACGCCAAGTGGCTGCCCAAACTGGTCGCGGGCCCGGGGCAGCTCCCGCGCTCGTACGGTGAGTTCAACCGGCACGTGGATCTCTCCCCGCATCTGCGCTACGTCGAGCGCAGCGCCCGCAAGCTCGCCCGCTCCACCTTCTACGCCATGTCCCGCTGGCAGGGCCGGATGGAGACCAAGCAGGGCTTCCTGGGCCGGATCGTCGACATCGGCGCCGAGCTCTTCGCGATGAGCGCGGCCTGTGTGCGCGCCGAACACCTGCGTCTCACCGGGCAGCACGGCCGCCAGGCCTACCAGCTCGCCGACGCCTTCTGCCGCCAGTCCCGCATCCGCGTCGACGAACTCTTCGGCCGTCTGTGGAGCAACACCGACGACCTCGACCGCAAGGTCGTCAAGGGCGTACTGGCGGGCACGTACGAATGGCTGGAGCAGGGCGTGATCGACCCGTCCGGTGAGGGCCCCTGGATCGCCGACGCGACGCCCGGCCCGAGCCGGAAGGAAAACGTCCACCGCCCCATTCGCTGA
- a CDS encoding lamin tail domain-containing protein → MRIRAALPALAGAVALTGTFLLSTPAQAAGGVSIYHVWFDSPGSDNRSNASLNAEWVQIKNTSSTAISLKGWILKDVSNHRYTFPNVKIGAHKTMKVHTGSGRDTAGDKYQNRRAYVWNNTSDTATLTKANGGKVDACSWTTRDPSDKYC, encoded by the coding sequence ATGCGGATACGCGCTGCCCTGCCCGCGCTCGCGGGCGCCGTGGCACTGACGGGCACGTTCCTTCTCAGCACTCCGGCGCAGGCGGCCGGCGGTGTGAGCATCTACCACGTCTGGTTCGACAGCCCCGGTTCGGACAACCGCTCCAACGCGAGCCTCAACGCCGAGTGGGTGCAGATCAAGAACACCAGTTCGACGGCGATCTCGCTCAAGGGCTGGATCCTGAAGGACGTCTCGAACCACAGGTACACCTTCCCGAACGTGAAGATCGGGGCGCACAAGACCATGAAGGTGCACACGGGCAGCGGGAGGGACACCGCGGGGGACAAGTACCAGAACCGCCGCGCGTACGTCTGGAACAACACCAGCGACACCGCCACGCTCACCAAGGCGAACGGCGGCAAGGTCGACGCGTGCTCGTGGACGACGCGGGACCCCAGCGACAAGTACTGCTAG
- the dxr gene encoding 1-deoxy-D-xylulose-5-phosphate reductoisomerase gives MSDSPAPLADPHLVFDPVGGVRDVVILGSTGSIGTQAIDLVLRNPDRFRVTALSAAGGRVGLLAEQAHRLRVRTVAVAREDVVPALREALTAEYASGETLPEILAGADAATQLAASDCHTVLNGITGSIGLAPTLAALEAGRTLALANKESLIVGGPLVKALAKPGQIIPVDSEHAALFQALAAGTRADVRKLVVTASGGPFRGRTKAELAHVTPAEALAHPTWAMGPVITINSATLVNKGLEVIEAHLLYDIPFDRIEVVVHPQSYVHSMVEYTDGSTLAQATPPDMRGPIAIGLGWPERVPDAAPAFDWTKASSWEFFPLDNHAFPSVGLARHVGQLAGTAPAVFNAANEECVDAFLNGALPFNGIMETVTQVVEEHGTPGTGTSLTVADVLEAETWARARARELTAQTARTAPMAQTTTAEARA, from the coding sequence ATGAGCGACAGTCCAGCCCCCCTCGCTGATCCGCATCTCGTCTTCGACCCCGTGGGCGGAGTCCGGGACGTCGTGATCCTCGGCTCCACCGGCTCGATCGGCACCCAGGCCATCGACCTCGTGCTGCGCAACCCCGACCGGTTCCGGGTCACCGCGCTGTCCGCCGCCGGCGGCCGGGTCGGACTGCTCGCGGAGCAGGCCCACCGGCTGCGCGTACGCACGGTCGCGGTCGCGCGCGAGGACGTCGTACCGGCGCTGCGGGAGGCGCTCACGGCCGAGTACGCATCCGGTGAGACCCTTCCCGAGATCCTGGCCGGCGCGGACGCCGCCACCCAGCTCGCCGCCTCCGACTGCCACACCGTTCTCAACGGCATCACCGGTTCCATCGGCCTCGCCCCCACCCTCGCCGCCCTGGAAGCGGGCCGCACCCTCGCGCTCGCCAACAAGGAATCGCTCATCGTCGGCGGCCCGCTGGTGAAGGCGCTGGCCAAGCCCGGCCAGATCATCCCGGTCGACTCCGAGCACGCGGCGCTCTTCCAGGCACTGGCGGCCGGCACGCGCGCCGATGTGCGCAAGCTGGTCGTGACCGCCTCGGGCGGACCCTTCCGGGGGCGTACGAAGGCGGAGCTGGCGCACGTCACTCCCGCCGAGGCGCTCGCGCACCCCACCTGGGCCATGGGCCCGGTGATCACCATCAACTCCGCGACCTTGGTCAACAAGGGGCTGGAAGTCATCGAGGCGCACCTCCTCTACGACATTCCCTTCGATCGCATTGAGGTGGTCGTGCACCCGCAGTCGTATGTCCACTCGATGGTTGAGTACACAGACGGATCGACACTGGCCCAGGCGACGCCCCCCGACATGCGGGGACCGATCGCCATCGGTCTCGGCTGGCCCGAACGCGTCCCGGACGCGGCGCCCGCCTTCGACTGGACCAAGGCGTCGAGCTGGGAGTTCTTCCCGCTCGACAACCACGCGTTCCCCTCCGTCGGGCTCGCCCGGCACGTGGGGCAGCTCGCGGGTACGGCCCCGGCGGTGTTCAATGCCGCCAACGAGGAGTGCGTGGACGCGTTCCTGAACGGCGCCCTGCCGTTCAACGGGATCATGGAGACTGTCACCCAGGTGGTCGAGGAACACGGCACACCCGGAACGGGAACTTCCCTGACCGTTGCGGACGTCCTCGAAGCGGAGACCTGGGCGCGCGCCCGGGCCCGTGAACTGACCGCACAGACGGCACGGACAGCACCAATGGCACAGACGACAACCGCGGAGGCTCGTGCATGA
- a CDS encoding GNAT family N-acetyltransferase — MLTQTTTRVLEPSDLDAALAVLDRDPVANAFVASRVQVAGLDPWRLGGEMWGWYEDGMLRSLCYAGANLVPICATPRAVRGFADRARRAGRRCSSIVGPVEATAQLWRLLEPSWGPAREVRAHQPLMVTDRLPADIAPDPYVRRIRKDEMETIMPACVAMFTEEVGVSPLAGDGGLLYQARVAELVGTGRSFARLDQNGKVVFKAEIGAATRQACQVQGVWVAPEYRGQGLAAPGMAAVMRYALADIAPLVSLYVNDFNTPARATYHRVGFQEIGAFMSVLF; from the coding sequence GTGTTGACCCAGACCACCACCAGGGTCCTCGAACCGAGTGACCTGGACGCCGCGCTCGCCGTCCTCGACCGCGACCCGGTCGCGAACGCATTCGTCGCGTCCCGGGTACAGGTCGCGGGCCTCGACCCCTGGCGGCTCGGCGGCGAGATGTGGGGCTGGTACGAGGACGGCATGCTGCGGTCCCTCTGCTACGCGGGCGCCAACCTGGTTCCGATCTGCGCCACCCCCCGTGCCGTCCGCGGCTTCGCGGACCGGGCGCGAAGGGCCGGCCGCCGCTGCTCCTCGATCGTCGGCCCCGTCGAGGCCACCGCCCAGCTGTGGCGGCTGCTCGAACCCAGCTGGGGCCCGGCCCGCGAGGTCCGCGCCCACCAGCCCCTGATGGTCACCGACCGCCTCCCCGCCGACATCGCCCCGGATCCGTACGTCCGCCGCATCCGCAAGGACGAGATGGAAACGATCATGCCGGCGTGCGTGGCGATGTTCACCGAGGAGGTGGGCGTCTCACCGCTCGCCGGTGACGGCGGCCTGCTCTACCAGGCGCGGGTGGCCGAACTCGTCGGCACCGGCCGTTCGTTCGCCCGTCTCGACCAGAACGGCAAGGTCGTCTTCAAGGCCGAGATCGGCGCCGCCACCCGGCAGGCCTGCCAGGTCCAGGGGGTGTGGGTCGCCCCCGAGTACCGGGGACAGGGGCTGGCCGCCCCGGGCATGGCGGCCGTCATGCGCTACGCCCTCGCCGACATCGCCCCGCTCGTCAGTCTCTACGTCAACGACTTCAACACCCCGGCCCGGGCGACGTACCACCGTGTCGGCTTCCAGGAGATCGGCGCGTTCATGAGCGTGCTGTTCTAG